From the genome of Xiphophorus couchianus chromosome 6, X_couchianus-1.0, whole genome shotgun sequence, one region includes:
- the LOC114146375 gene encoding calcitonin gene-related peptide produces MYHLRVPVFLLAALVLLRCIAAAPSLRYFSSGSSDDGEQENALPDKESRSLPELIADQFLGVTGARPERGLTAMNSHHVHKRKCNTATCVTQRLADFLVRSSNTIGTVYVPTNVGSSTYGKRDLHQPPDYLPF; encoded by the exons ATGTATCACCTGAGAGTGCCTGTGTTTCTCCTGGCGGCGCTTGTGTTGCTCCGCTGCATCGCAGCCGCTCCAAGCCTCAG GTACTTCAGTTCCGGCTCCTCCGACGATGGCGAGCAAGAAAATGCTCTTCCAGACAAGGAGAGCAGGTCACTGCCTGAGCTAATCGCCGACCAGTTCCTCGGCGTCACGGGCGCCAGGCCTGAGAGGGGACTCACAGCAATGAACAG tCATCACGTACATAAGAGAAAGTGCAACACAGCTACCTGTGTGACCCAGAGGTTAGCAGACTTCCTGGTCCGGTCCAGTAACACCATCGGAACGGTCTACGTCCCGACAAACGTGGGCTCGAGCACCTACGGCAAGAGGGACCTACATCAGCCTCCCGACTACCTGCCTTTCTAG